A single genomic interval of Sphingobium sp. EM0848 harbors:
- a CDS encoding TetR/AcrR family transcriptional regulator has protein sequence MTGTCTAELILDAGIALLAEAGPRAATVRSVAERAGVPPPTLQHHFPTKMLLLRGIYGRAIARHVQMSEDGLARFADLTERPELICEIAIALLGEWRGRAGEATAVVLHMLAQAVRDPAWTDLARDWAGRSIACMAHTLNCGDNRAEFLIELLAGLALTSAPKGFRLESDILNRELINFVCDTRHRQTRGQWRRLFRSQIATSLAASSSTDDLSASRMVVRAALDAGITIMAEAGAEALSYRAIATRAGVALSSVLYNFPTHGALAMAVYNEIHRRFAMQTTGQQLPVTNLDEQIVALFTPMIVDDKAGNAPLVLASCELFLTAWWDSELTEQAWTMRLARGTRGENEGDFTAHFLSLWSIGLSLVQLARHHADPRAEVANRLRAGLICSGFAT, from the coding sequence ATGACGGGGACGTGCACTGCCGAACTGATTCTTGATGCCGGGATCGCGCTACTGGCGGAGGCGGGGCCGCGCGCTGCGACCGTGCGTAGCGTCGCCGAGCGTGCAGGCGTACCACCGCCGACATTGCAACATCATTTCCCCACCAAGATGCTGCTGCTTCGCGGCATCTATGGGCGCGCCATCGCGCGGCATGTGCAGATGTCGGAGGATGGGCTCGCACGGTTCGCCGATCTGACGGAACGGCCCGAATTGATCTGTGAGATCGCCATCGCGCTGCTCGGGGAATGGCGGGGGCGCGCGGGCGAGGCGACCGCGGTCGTGCTCCATATGCTCGCTCAGGCGGTGCGTGACCCAGCATGGACTGACCTCGCCCGCGACTGGGCGGGGCGCAGCATCGCCTGTATGGCGCACACACTCAACTGTGGCGACAACCGGGCCGAGTTCCTGATTGAGCTTCTCGCCGGTCTTGCTCTCACCAGCGCACCCAAAGGCTTCCGGCTGGAAAGCGACATTCTCAATCGCGAACTGATCAACTTCGTTTGCGATACGCGGCACAGACAGACGCGCGGCCAATGGCGGCGACTGTTCCGATCCCAGATCGCAACATCGCTCGCCGCCTCATCATCGACGGACGATCTGAGCGCCTCGCGCATGGTGGTTCGCGCCGCACTCGATGCCGGGATCACGATCATGGCCGAGGCTGGAGCCGAAGCACTCAGCTATCGCGCGATAGCCACGCGCGCCGGGGTCGCACTTTCATCGGTACTCTACAACTTCCCAACGCACGGCGCGCTGGCAATGGCAGTTTATAACGAGATTCATCGCCGCTTCGCCATGCAGACAACGGGGCAGCAACTGCCCGTCACGAACCTTGACGAGCAGATCGTTGCCCTGTTCACGCCGATGATCGTCGACGACAAAGCCGGCAATGCGCCACTGGTGCTGGCATCTTGTGAATTGTTCCTGACGGCATGGTGGGACAGCGAACTAACGGAGCAGGCCTGGACGATGCGGCTCGCCCGCGGGACACGGGGTGAGAATGAAGGTGATTTCACTGCACACTTCCTGTCGTTATGGTCGATCGGCCTTAGCCTTGTGCAGCTTGCTCGCCATCATGCCGACCCGCGCGCCGAAGTCGCAAACAGGCTTCGCGCCGGGCTGATCTGCAGCGGATTTGCAACCTGA
- a CDS encoding TonB-dependent receptor, with protein sequence MMTDKAKGRAPLPMLLCGVALMVLGAGAARAATPEGATGSGPATAMPADEIIVTAQRREQALTDTSASVAAFSAERLEAIDAQDPRDLALFAPSLVFVKSAQINQIAIRGLGSPGLDDFESAVGFYTDGVYTSKSRNALTPFYDMGGIEVLRGPQGVLFGKNALSGVLSIHTADPDPDFGGFAQVQAGSLDLVEASGAVTGAVADGVSLRIAGLARRRDGYLDDLAPGKSDGGKQRTYAIRVKSTLDLSETTKLKLKYEWFKDYEYGYTRQLTAVGPADAVNPAFNGIETKLDDRVYSGQSGIFNVDSLVGTRAHIAAADLEQELGNGDTLSLVAGYTNFYHVLRRGDALPINTLLQANPTRNEAVTAELRLTSAEDRRLRYIVGAYGDLTWLKRRGFSALDFTGIGRGVRSALIGRGIPASLLPSVAGFDAANTLIIANPFDQKGKSWAVFGELSYDLTDKLRLTGGLRYNWDKTSILRGFDQSQDLNGRSFASVASYGGVVPVPGFQIMPGVTVEQLLAGTFAGVYRGFMALPGSPADRGSMQDGNVQPAARIEFRPSNGVLLYGAFQTGTKQGGFNASSLLPATAFNKEKARAFELGAKVEFGAGYATLAAYRTDFDDLQVSATNTTGAVDTLNAAKAVSQGVEAEISVRPVPGFRLGASYAYLDAHYRHFVNAPCTIDQLHAQPTGCSQDLTGRSLPNAPDHSVSLFADAETSLTDTLTLKTSANLGWKSAFYTEITDTPQQRADSLVTVNGRIAVETKSGLSLAVTAKNLLNERGALMVQRAANARDPGTILSLINEPRTFAVEARFAF encoded by the coding sequence ATGATGACTGACAAGGCCAAGGGGCGTGCGCCTCTGCCAATGCTGCTCTGTGGCGTGGCGCTAATGGTTCTGGGTGCTGGCGCGGCGAGAGCCGCCACACCGGAAGGCGCCACCGGAAGCGGGCCGGCGACCGCTATGCCTGCCGACGAAATCATCGTTACCGCGCAGCGCCGCGAGCAGGCACTCACCGACACGTCGGCCTCTGTCGCCGCCTTTTCCGCAGAAAGGCTGGAAGCGATCGATGCGCAGGACCCGCGAGATCTTGCGCTGTTCGCGCCGAGCCTCGTTTTCGTCAAAAGCGCGCAGATCAACCAGATCGCCATTCGCGGCCTGGGTTCGCCCGGCCTCGATGATTTCGAAAGCGCAGTGGGCTTCTACACCGATGGCGTTTACACCTCGAAATCGCGCAATGCGCTGACGCCCTTCTACGATATGGGCGGCATTGAAGTGCTGCGCGGGCCGCAGGGCGTGCTTTTCGGCAAGAATGCGCTGTCCGGCGTGCTCAGCATCCACACTGCTGATCCCGATCCCGATTTCGGCGGCTTTGCACAGGTGCAGGCGGGGAGCCTCGATCTGGTCGAGGCATCGGGCGCTGTGACCGGCGCGGTTGCCGATGGCGTCAGCCTGCGCATTGCCGGTCTGGCGCGGCGGCGTGACGGCTATCTTGACGATCTGGCGCCGGGCAAGAGCGACGGCGGCAAACAGCGCACCTATGCGATCCGGGTGAAGAGTACGCTCGACCTCAGTGAAACGACGAAGCTCAAACTCAAATATGAATGGTTCAAGGATTATGAATATGGTTATACGCGGCAGCTGACCGCGGTTGGCCCAGCCGATGCCGTCAACCCTGCCTTCAACGGCATCGAGACGAAGCTCGACGACCGGGTCTATTCGGGCCAGTCGGGCATCTTCAACGTTGATTCCCTGGTCGGCACCCGTGCCCATATCGCGGCCGCTGATCTGGAACAGGAACTGGGCAATGGTGACACGCTCTCGCTCGTCGCGGGCTACACCAATTTCTACCATGTCCTGCGACGCGGCGATGCGCTGCCGATCAATACGCTGCTTCAGGCCAATCCGACCCGCAATGAGGCGGTGACGGCGGAATTGCGGCTGACCTCGGCCGAAGATCGCCGCTTGCGCTATATCGTCGGCGCATATGGCGACCTCACCTGGCTCAAGCGGCGCGGTTTCTCGGCGCTCGACTTCACGGGCATCGGCCGTGGTGTGCGCAGCGCGCTGATAGGGCGCGGTATTCCCGCGTCGCTTTTGCCAAGCGTCGCGGGTTTCGATGCAGCCAACACGCTCATCATCGCCAATCCCTTCGATCAGAAGGGCAAGAGTTGGGCGGTGTTCGGGGAACTGAGCTACGACCTGACCGACAAGCTGCGATTGACCGGCGGGTTGCGCTATAATTGGGACAAGACCAGCATATTGCGTGGGTTTGACCAGTCGCAAGACCTGAACGGCCGATCCTTCGCCTCGGTCGCCAGCTATGGGGGCGTCGTGCCGGTGCCGGGCTTCCAGATCATGCCTGGCGTTACGGTTGAACAATTGCTGGCAGGGACATTTGCGGGCGTTTATCGCGGCTTCATGGCGCTCCCCGGCAGTCCGGCGGACAGGGGGTCGATGCAGGACGGCAATGTCCAGCCCGCCGCGCGCATCGAATTTCGTCCGTCGAACGGCGTGCTGCTCTATGGTGCCTTCCAGACCGGCACCAAACAGGGCGGGTTCAACGCCAGCAGCCTGTTGCCCGCCACGGCCTTCAACAAGGAAAAGGCTCGCGCCTTCGAATTGGGTGCGAAGGTGGAATTCGGCGCCGGCTATGCGACGCTTGCCGCCTATCGGACCGATTTCGACGATCTTCAGGTTTCGGCCACCAACACGACCGGCGCGGTCGACACGCTGAACGCTGCCAAGGCCGTGTCGCAAGGCGTCGAGGCCGAAATCTCCGTCCGGCCCGTGCCCGGCTTCCGCCTGGGTGCGTCCTATGCTTATCTCGATGCGCACTATCGCCACTTCGTCAACGCGCCCTGCACCATCGACCAGCTCCATGCCCAGCCGACGGGCTGCTCGCAGGATCTGACGGGCCGGTCTCTGCCCAATGCGCCCGACCATTCGGTATCGCTCTTCGCTGATGCGGAAACGTCGCTCACCGATACGCTGACGCTCAAGACATCGGCCAATCTGGGCTGGAAGTCGGCCTTTTATACCGAAATCACCGACACCCCACAGCAACGCGCGGATTCGCTGGTGACCGTCAACGGCCGGATCGCGGTCGAGACGAAAAGCGGCCTTTCGCTCGCGGTCACGGCCAAGAACCTGCTCAACGAGCGGGGGGCGCTGATGGTGCAGCGTGCCGCCAATGCGCGCGATCCGGGGACGATCCTGTCGCTCATCAACGAGCCTCGCACCTTCGCGGTCGAAGCGCGCTTCGCCTTTTGA
- a CDS encoding dihydrolipoamide acetyltransferase family protein, translating to MAVELKMPALSPTMEKGTLAKWLVAVGDSIKAGDMIAEIETDKATMEFEAVEEGRIARLVIAEGTDDVAVGTVIALLAEEGEALAEPVVAVAAPAPVEVTVELQPVALVAPVPVSWHDPVPLALATDINATPLVRRIAAAEGMALNAIKGSGAYGKIVKADLGLPLQIAPLAQAMPVAAIASAPVIAPPPAGVPVETVKLSNMRRTIARRLTQSKQTVPHFYLTVRCNLDALLKLRGELNVSLAARGVKLSVNDMVVKAMALALVQVPDANVQFGGEELHRFGRVDISMAVAIDGGLITPVIKDAASLSLSAIAQTSKMLATKAREGKLLPEDYQGGTASLSNLGMFGIDEMVPVINPPQSLILGVGAGVEQPWKVDGGIALAPIMAATASFDHRAIDGAVAAQFMAAFRDLIENPLLLLG from the coding sequence ATGGCCGTTGAACTCAAAATGCCCGCCCTTTCGCCGACCATGGAAAAGGGGACGCTGGCCAAATGGCTGGTTGCGGTCGGCGATAGTATCAAGGCCGGGGACATGATCGCGGAGATCGAGACGGACAAGGCGACGATGGAGTTCGAAGCCGTCGAGGAAGGCCGCATTGCCCGACTGGTCATCGCCGAAGGCACGGACGATGTCGCGGTCGGCACGGTGATCGCTCTGCTGGCGGAGGAGGGTGAAGCGCTTGCCGAACCGGTGGTGGCTGTTGCTGCGCCAGCACCGGTCGAGGTGACGGTGGAATTGCAGCCTGTGGCCCTGGTCGCGCCGGTTCCTGTGTCCTGGCATGATCCTGTCCCGCTTGCGCTGGCCACGGACATCAATGCGACGCCACTGGTGCGCCGGATCGCGGCGGCGGAGGGCATGGCGCTCAACGCTATCAAGGGAAGCGGTGCGTACGGCAAGATCGTCAAGGCCGATCTCGGCCTGCCGCTGCAGATCGCGCCGCTCGCGCAAGCGATGCCTGTTGCTGCCATTGCGTCCGCGCCGGTCATCGCCCCGCCGCCTGCGGGCGTGCCGGTGGAAACGGTGAAGCTCTCCAATATGCGCCGGACGATTGCGCGCCGCCTCACCCAATCCAAGCAGACGGTGCCGCATTTCTACCTGACCGTGCGCTGCAATCTGGATGCGTTGCTGAAGCTGCGCGGCGAACTCAACGTCAGCCTGGCCGCGCGAGGGGTGAAGCTCAGCGTCAACGACATGGTTGTGAAGGCCATGGCGCTGGCACTGGTGCAGGTGCCCGACGCCAATGTGCAATTTGGCGGCGAGGAACTGCATCGCTTTGGTCGTGTCGACATCTCCATGGCGGTGGCGATCGATGGCGGCCTGATCACGCCGGTCATCAAGGATGCAGCTTCGCTCTCGCTCTCGGCCATCGCCCAGACCAGCAAGATGCTGGCCACCAAGGCGCGGGAGGGCAAGTTGCTGCCGGAAGACTATCAGGGCGGGACGGCCTCTCTCTCCAATCTCGGCATGTTCGGGATCGATGAGATGGTGCCGGTGATCAACCCGCCACAGTCGCTGATCCTGGGCGTTGGCGCGGGCGTGGAGCAGCCCTGGAAGGTCGACGGCGGTATTGCGCTGGCGCCGATCATGGCGGCTACGGCCAGCTTCGATCATCGCGCCATCGACGGGGCCGTCGCTGCGCAGTTCATGGCGGCATTCCGCGATCTGATTGAAAACCCGCTTCTCCTTCTTGGCTAA
- a CDS encoding metallophosphoesterase, with protein MLTKSTMLHLALLAAAALPIAANAGSPAFQPGTPGAKPAPWTHAPVADPDTIRFAVIGDRTGLARPGVFEQAVKQASGLQPEFLINVGDLIEGYTSDTAELTREWGEIEAAIGQMTVPFFYVAGNHDLGNQAMLDMWRHKRGEPYYSFVYKSALFLILDTEDPPRDMPADYAAQFHQLAAAIKVDPKGTEEKLKASLAEVNAKRAEGASDPKLAEIEKARFSRGQVDWALKTLKANAHVRWTFVLMHKPAWALGSREFEEIETALGTRGYTVIAGHNHYYKHEVRRGRDYISMGTAGAVSHQHGPGEMDHLAWITLGRDAPNVSLLRLNGILDKNGESGQPLAR; from the coding sequence ATGTTGACCAAGAGCACAATGTTGCACCTTGCCCTGCTCGCGGCGGCCGCGCTTCCCATCGCCGCGAATGCGGGCAGTCCCGCCTTCCAGCCCGGCACGCCCGGCGCGAAACCCGCGCCATGGACGCATGCCCCCGTTGCCGACCCGGACACGATCCGCTTCGCGGTGATTGGTGACCGCACGGGGCTTGCCCGTCCCGGCGTGTTCGAGCAGGCCGTGAAACAGGCGAGCGGGCTTCAACCCGAATTTCTCATCAATGTTGGCGACCTGATCGAGGGCTATACATCGGACACCGCCGAACTCACGCGCGAGTGGGGAGAGATTGAGGCGGCGATCGGCCAGATGACCGTGCCTTTCTTCTATGTCGCGGGTAATCACGATCTCGGCAATCAGGCGATGCTCGACATGTGGCGGCACAAGCGGGGCGAACCCTATTACAGTTTCGTCTACAAGAGCGCGCTATTTCTGATTCTCGACACTGAAGATCCGCCGCGCGACATGCCCGCCGACTATGCCGCGCAGTTCCACCAGCTCGCAGCAGCGATAAAGGTCGATCCCAAGGGCACCGAGGAAAAGCTCAAGGCCTCGCTGGCGGAGGTCAACGCCAAACGCGCGGAGGGCGCCTCCGACCCCAAGCTGGCCGAGATCGAGAAGGCGCGGTTCAGCCGCGGGCAGGTCGACTGGGCGTTGAAGACGCTCAAGGCCAATGCTCATGTCCGCTGGACCTTCGTGCTGATGCACAAACCCGCCTGGGCGCTCGGTTCCAGGGAGTTCGAGGAGATCGAAACGGCGCTGGGCACACGCGGCTATACGGTGATCGCGGGTCATAATCATTATTACAAGCATGAGGTCCGCCGGGGGCGGGACTATATCAGCATGGGTACCGCCGGTGCCGTCTCGCATCAGCATGGTCCAGGCGAGATGGATCATCTCGCATGGATCACGTTGGGCAGGGACGCGCCCAACGTCTCACTGTTGAGGCTCAATGGCATTTTAGACAAGAATGGCGAAAGCGGGCAGCCGCTGGCACGATAG
- a CDS encoding SDR family NAD(P)-dependent oxidoreductase yields MNDLFPAGATLVFGGSGGIGQGVALEFARAGSDVAIGYRSKAEVADHVAGAIREKGVQASTHQLDVTDPAQVEAAVAAAVAAHGRVHTLVWAAGPFVNQLHIAEMSSDDWRCAIEVEVIGFFNAVKAALPHFRAAGGGSFVTLGSAGHLRWPDRDGLSVAPKATNESLVRGIAREEGRHHIRANSILVGVIEAGMFPQLLEQGQFDQKWIDETMKMLAIKRWGKPREIGRAAVFLASNDAAYITGQQINVSGGFGI; encoded by the coding sequence ATGAACGATTTGTTTCCCGCAGGCGCTACGCTTGTCTTCGGCGGCAGCGGCGGCATCGGCCAGGGGGTCGCGCTGGAATTCGCGCGGGCCGGCAGCGACGTCGCGATCGGCTATCGCAGTAAGGCGGAGGTCGCGGACCATGTCGCCGGCGCTATCCGCGAGAAGGGTGTGCAGGCCAGCACCCACCAACTGGACGTGACCGATCCCGCGCAGGTGGAAGCGGCAGTGGCTGCGGCCGTTGCCGCACATGGCCGCGTCCATACCCTTGTCTGGGCGGCCGGTCCTTTCGTGAATCAGCTTCATATTGCTGAGATGTCCAGCGACGACTGGCGCTGCGCGATCGAGGTCGAGGTGATCGGCTTCTTCAACGCCGTGAAGGCTGCGCTGCCCCATTTCCGGGCGGCGGGCGGCGGTTCCTTCGTGACGCTGGGTTCGGCGGGACATCTGCGCTGGCCGGATCGCGACGGACTGTCGGTCGCACCCAAGGCGACCAATGAATCTCTCGTTCGGGGCATCGCGAGGGAGGAGGGACGCCACCATATCCGCGCCAATTCGATCCTGGTGGGGGTCATCGAGGCGGGGATGTTCCCACAGCTTCTGGAACAGGGGCAATTCGACCAGAAATGGATCGATGAGACAATGAAGATGCTGGCGATCAAGCGCTGGGGCAAGCCGCGGGAAATCGGCCGCGCCGCCGTGTTCCTCGCGTCGAACGACGCGGCCTATATCACCGGCCAGCAGATCAACGTCTCCGGCGGGTTCGGGATCTGA
- a CDS encoding helix-turn-helix transcriptional regulator gives MKDQDGSSDQALLLAELKRVLKGRNIRYRDLAEQLKLSETTIKRNLAGRGLTLAALEAMCGVVGIRLIDLAEMAARRSNSKARALTAEQEQGLANNIFTAFIFLLLRYDWSPQDIQTEFRLGEPELVLHLRRLEKMRLLDLFPGNRVRLLTVRYPEWLFGGPLRRVIDATIRGHFEKMDFHDPKAVWELETVKLSVGSIAQLRTMITTLAHRMRELAAEDRALPLDQTEWYSMLCVARPIDPRVFWEEEGGAGAAKAHR, from the coding sequence TTGAAGGACCAGGATGGATCGAGCGATCAGGCACTTCTGCTGGCTGAACTCAAGCGCGTGCTCAAGGGCCGGAACATCCGCTATCGCGATCTTGCTGAGCAGTTGAAGCTCAGCGAGACTACCATCAAGCGCAATCTGGCTGGCCGGGGACTGACCCTTGCCGCGCTGGAGGCGATGTGCGGTGTTGTGGGGATTCGGCTGATCGATCTCGCCGAAATGGCGGCACGGCGCAGCAACAGCAAGGCGCGCGCACTGACGGCCGAGCAGGAACAGGGACTGGCGAACAATATCTTCACCGCCTTCATCTTCCTGCTGCTGCGTTACGACTGGTCGCCCCAGGATATCCAGACCGAATTCCGACTGGGAGAACCTGAACTCGTCCTGCACTTGCGGCGGCTTGAGAAGATGCGGCTGCTCGATCTATTTCCAGGTAATCGGGTGCGGCTGTTGACGGTCCGCTATCCCGAATGGCTCTTTGGCGGGCCGTTGCGCCGGGTGATCGATGCAACCATCCGGGGCCATTTCGAGAAGATGGATTTTCACGATCCAAAAGCGGTGTGGGAGCTTGAAACGGTCAAACTGTCGGTCGGTTCGATCGCCCAGTTGCGCACAATGATCACGACGCTCGCGCATCGCATGCGGGAACTCGCTGCCGAGGATCGGGCGCTGCCGCTCGACCAGACCGAATGGTACAGCATGCTCTGCGTGGCGCGTCCCATCGATCCCCGAGTCTTTTGGGAGGAGGAAGGCGGTGCCGGAGCGGCGAAAGCGCATCGGTAG
- a CDS encoding TonB-dependent receptor has product MTYLTTTAVAALVAVLVPATAHAQDATQAESTSDMGLKEIVVTAQKRAENLQSTPLAISALSAEAIEARSITSVANLSAIAPSLTVARGTAGPTNASVFIRGIGNQDPILTADSPVALYVDGVILARSAGSAFEMADLERIEVLRGPQGTLYGRNTIGGAINLITRKPADSFGVWQKFTLGNYGEFLSRTVVDTGELGETGLRGAFTYMHKQRDGYVDDVNAPDKRDPGAYRTDGLRAALAFDRGGAFRASYAYDYNRNKGYPSAFQLTAARPDITAFFAGSPVAGGGSFTVSPTRLDRIALDHNGAVTDKVQGHTLTLEWDIGTDTTLKSLTGYRKWRQLVADSDLDGNAGLLGRVMGQGGALMPVELFGASALRHQHQWSQELNLIGKVGATLDYVLGAYYFKEESDETNPQRFSVILPGGALPRISLLTYDHESTTKALFAQGTWHVTDRLSLTGGARYTWDEKALDQVSPVVRTLEKSFRKFNWAATADYKVSNDVMAYARVATGYKAGGFNARSFDTGFDPENLTSYEIGLKTELFDRRLRFNATAYYADHKDVQVTSFQAGAAGATAVTLNAGKARYKGIELEVNAAPVRGLTTYATLGYVDRKYKEFLFFDTVAGRTVDIAGIAHFPYSASTTFNAGAKYEFPAFSFGKLAAQLDYNYMSKRYFNPNPLSAPFSEQMAAAPRGLLDARLTLSELPIGGSNVTLSVWGKNITDKKYKVVGIDFGQLGFAGNIYGEPASYGVDLGIKF; this is encoded by the coding sequence ATGACCTATCTGACCACGACCGCCGTGGCGGCGCTGGTTGCCGTTCTTGTACCGGCGACAGCCCATGCGCAGGACGCCACGCAGGCCGAAAGCACATCCGACATGGGGCTGAAGGAGATCGTCGTCACTGCGCAGAAGCGTGCCGAAAATCTCCAGTCCACGCCGCTGGCGATCAGCGCGCTGTCGGCCGAAGCCATTGAGGCGCGATCGATCACCAGCGTCGCCAATCTGTCGGCCATCGCGCCCAGCCTGACCGTGGCGCGGGGTACAGCAGGTCCGACCAATGCCAGCGTCTTCATTCGCGGCATCGGCAATCAGGACCCGATCCTGACCGCCGACAGCCCGGTCGCCCTTTATGTCGACGGCGTGATCCTTGCGCGGTCAGCGGGATCGGCCTTCGAGATGGCGGATCTGGAACGGATCGAGGTGCTGCGCGGGCCACAAGGCACGCTGTACGGCCGCAACACCATCGGCGGGGCGATCAACCTGATCACGCGCAAGCCTGCCGACAGTTTCGGTGTCTGGCAGAAATTCACGCTTGGCAATTATGGCGAATTTCTCTCGCGTACCGTGGTCGATACCGGCGAACTGGGTGAAACCGGCCTGCGCGGGGCCTTCACCTATATGCACAAGCAGCGAGACGGCTATGTCGACGATGTCAACGCGCCCGACAAGCGCGATCCGGGGGCGTATCGCACCGACGGGCTGCGCGCTGCGCTGGCGTTCGATCGGGGTGGTGCCTTTCGCGCCAGCTATGCCTATGACTATAACCGCAACAAGGGCTATCCTTCCGCCTTCCAGTTGACGGCGGCGCGGCCTGACATCACGGCCTTCTTCGCGGGGTCCCCGGTGGCGGGCGGCGGCAGCTTCACCGTGTCGCCGACCCGGCTCGACCGCATCGCGCTCGATCATAATGGTGCGGTCACCGACAAGGTGCAGGGCCACACGCTGACCCTTGAATGGGATATCGGCACGGACACGACGCTCAAGTCGCTCACCGGCTATCGCAAATGGCGGCAGCTTGTGGCCGACAGCGATCTTGACGGCAATGCGGGGCTGCTGGGGCGCGTCATGGGACAGGGCGGCGCTTTGATGCCGGTCGAGCTGTTCGGCGCATCGGCGCTGCGCCATCAGCATCAGTGGTCGCAGGAACTCAATCTGATCGGCAAGGTCGGCGCCACGCTCGACTATGTCCTGGGTGCCTATTATTTCAAGGAGGAGTCCGACGAGACCAATCCCCAGCGGTTCAGTGTCATCCTGCCCGGCGGGGCATTGCCGCGTATCTCGCTTCTGACTTACGATCATGAATCGACGACCAAGGCGCTGTTCGCGCAGGGCACCTGGCACGTAACCGACCGGCTGAGCCTGACCGGCGGCGCGCGTTATACCTGGGATGAAAAGGCGCTCGATCAGGTTTCGCCGGTCGTGCGCACGCTCGAAAAATCCTTCAGGAAGTTCAATTGGGCGGCAACCGCCGACTATAAGGTCAGCAACGATGTCATGGCCTATGCTCGCGTGGCCACCGGCTACAAGGCGGGTGGTTTCAATGCGCGCTCTTTCGATACCGGCTTTGATCCCGAAAATCTGACATCCTATGAAATCGGCCTGAAGACCGAACTGTTCGACCGCCGCCTGCGCTTCAACGCGACAGCCTATTATGCCGATCATAAGGATGTGCAGGTGACGTCTTTCCAGGCGGGGGCTGCGGGCGCGACGGCGGTCACGCTGAACGCTGGCAAGGCGCGCTACAAGGGGATCGAACTGGAGGTGAACGCCGCGCCGGTGCGGGGTCTGACCACCTATGCGACGCTGGGCTATGTCGACCGCAAATATAAGGAATTTCTCTTCTTCGACACGGTGGCGGGGCGGACGGTCGATATTGCCGGCATCGCGCATTTTCCCTATTCGGCATCGACCACTTTCAATGCGGGCGCGAAATATGAATTTCCCGCGTTCAGTTTTGGGAAGCTCGCCGCGCAGCTCGATTATAATTATATGTCGAAGCGCTATTTCAATCCCAACCCGTTGTCGGCGCCCTTCAGTGAGCAGATGGCCGCCGCGCCTCGTGGCTTGCTGGATGCGCGGCTGACCCTGTCGGAGTTGCCCATCGGCGGGAGTAATGTGACGCTGTCGGTCTGGGGCAAGAACATCACCGACAAGAAATACAAGGTCGTTGGTATCGATTTCGGCCAGCTTGGTTTTGCCGGCAACATTTATGGTGAGCCGGCGAGCTATGGCGTCGACCTTGGCATCAAATTCTAG
- a CDS encoding SRPBCC family protein, with translation MNAMRDLFPRAVTAHHATRLPRSADAVWAEIGDFGEAILSRGMVERIETEGEGIGMCRLLHLGGGACVRETLVERSEEERYYIYRVADAGPVGVAHQIGMGQVIPAGPDQCILSWMTAGNPVDGASEALQAMLDAIVQGACDNARRHFS, from the coding sequence ATGAATGCAATGAGAGACCTGTTTCCGCGCGCCGTTACCGCCCATCATGCGACACGGCTTCCCCGATCCGCCGACGCCGTTTGGGCGGAAATCGGTGATTTCGGCGAGGCGATCCTGTCGCGCGGCATGGTGGAGCGGATCGAGACCGAGGGTGAAGGGATCGGCATGTGCCGCCTGCTGCATCTGGGCGGCGGCGCCTGCGTGCGCGAGACGCTGGTCGAACGATCGGAGGAAGAGCGCTATTATATCTACCGTGTCGCGGATGCGGGGCCGGTAGGCGTCGCGCATCAGATCGGCATGGGACAGGTGATCCCGGCCGGACCAGATCAGTGCATCCTCTCCTGGATGACCGCAGGCAATCCTGTCGATGGCGCGTCCGAGGCGTTGCAGGCGATGCTCGACGCGATCGTCCAGGGCGCCTGCGATAATGCGAGGCGCCACTTCAGCTGA